From a region of the Candidatus Brocadia sp. genome:
- the raiA gene encoding ribosome-associated translation inhibitor RaiA, with translation MENITIVARHLDITEAIKNYALLKAKKIKKFFEWILQIQITLDIGGDNSHIVEMIVSISRGPTLVAEVSNPDMYRAIDRVVDKIEAQLKKHKGKIQSRIVRRKKPETKQMEDFEGEPEG, from the coding sequence TTGGAAAACATAACCATAGTTGCGAGACATTTAGACATAACGGAAGCTATCAAAAATTATGCCTTGCTAAAGGCGAAAAAGATTAAGAAATTTTTTGAATGGATTCTACAAATACAAATTACTTTAGATATTGGCGGTGACAATAGCCATATTGTTGAAATGATTGTTTCGATTTCGAGGGGGCCTACGTTGGTCGCAGAGGTGTCAAATCCGGATATGTACCGGGCAATCGACCGTGTTGTTGATAAGATTGAGGCACAACTGAAAAAGCATAAGGGCAAAATACAATCCAGGATCGTCCGAAGAAAAAAGCCGGAGACGAAGCAGATGGAAGATTTTGAAGGTGAACCAGAAGGATGA
- the ptsP gene encoding phosphoenolpyruvate--protein phosphotransferase, translating to MDIYANNSQLLERKVKISNSNGMHARPATKFAEIANKYTSEIRIKTKNKEVDGKSIIELLTLGAENGTEIIISAKGTDAAEVLDALEGLVKNKFEEEFMEIRKGIAVSPGVVIRGAFMFESEGYRIPRHLIGKDEVEAELMRLEKAIEDSKREIHDLEQKVSENMSSEIGSIFGTHRMVLQDVRLKNEIVDKIKKANFTPEFAVSLALRVYIRKFQDIRDSYLADRVSDIFDIERRLLKNLLGEKREELKNLAEEVVLVAHDLTPSQTASLDTGKVKGFATDAGGRTSHTAIVARALGIPAVVGLGTITSDVFGGDTVIVDGNSGIVIVRPNEETLAAYQSRVKSIHVFEERLATELKDQPSTTGDGKHISIFGNIEFPKEININVRYGAEGIGLYRTEFLYLGAPKPPTEEEHFEAYATVVQELQDKPVIIRTLDLGADKFDYLDNRKEGNPFLGCRSIRYCFENPSIFKIQLRAILRASALGNVKILFPLISSLQELQRAKQMVWETMEELDKESVSFNKDIDMGVMLEVPSAVIIADLLAKECDFFSIGTNDLIQYSLAVDRNNERVAYLYCPVHPAILRLLKTAIKAAADNNIPIGICGQMGSEIEYIAPLIGMGLTEFSVAPATIIPEIKKIVRSITFQKAKEIAETTCQFEDPEKTIKYLRSIAINILPEVFDGQNYP from the coding sequence ATGGATATTTACGCAAATAATTCTCAGTTATTGGAACGAAAGGTAAAAATCTCAAATTCCAATGGAATGCACGCCCGGCCTGCCACCAAATTTGCAGAGATTGCCAATAAATATACTTCAGAAATCCGTATAAAAACAAAAAATAAAGAGGTTGATGGAAAAAGCATTATTGAACTTTTGACCCTGGGTGCAGAGAACGGCACAGAAATCATTATTAGTGCAAAAGGAACTGACGCAGCTGAGGTATTGGATGCCCTGGAAGGGTTAGTAAAAAACAAATTTGAAGAAGAATTCATGGAAATTAGAAAAGGGATTGCCGTATCGCCAGGCGTGGTCATTCGCGGGGCTTTTATGTTTGAGAGTGAAGGGTACCGCATTCCTCGTCATCTTATAGGAAAAGACGAGGTTGAAGCTGAACTCATGAGGCTCGAAAAGGCAATTGAAGATTCGAAAAGGGAAATCCATGATTTAGAGCAGAAGGTCTCCGAAAACATGAGTTCTGAAATTGGGTCGATCTTTGGCACCCATCGGATGGTATTGCAAGATGTACGGTTAAAAAATGAGATCGTTGACAAGATAAAAAAAGCCAATTTTACGCCGGAATTTGCCGTCTCCCTTGCCCTGCGTGTTTACATTAGAAAATTTCAAGACATCCGAGATTCGTATCTTGCGGACCGGGTAAGTGATATTTTTGATATTGAACGGCGACTGTTAAAAAATTTACTGGGAGAAAAGAGAGAAGAGCTGAAAAACCTTGCCGAAGAAGTGGTGCTGGTGGCTCATGATCTTACCCCCTCTCAGACAGCCTCCCTCGATACCGGAAAGGTTAAGGGATTTGCCACTGACGCAGGCGGCAGGACATCACATACCGCCATTGTAGCCAGGGCATTGGGTATCCCTGCTGTTGTGGGGCTTGGAACAATTACCTCGGACGTCTTTGGGGGTGATACGGTTATTGTGGATGGCAATAGTGGTATTGTTATCGTTAGACCGAATGAAGAAACACTGGCAGCATATCAGAGCAGGGTTAAAAGCATTCATGTCTTTGAAGAAAGACTCGCCACGGAACTAAAAGATCAACCTTCAACAACAGGGGACGGCAAACATATTTCTATCTTTGGCAATATCGAATTTCCAAAGGAAATCAATATCAACGTGCGATATGGTGCGGAGGGAATCGGTCTTTACCGGACAGAATTTCTTTATTTGGGTGCGCCCAAGCCGCCAACAGAAGAGGAGCATTTTGAGGCATATGCCACCGTTGTGCAGGAATTACAAGATAAACCAGTTATTATCAGGACGCTGGATCTTGGCGCTGACAAATTTGACTATTTGGATAACAGAAAAGAAGGAAACCCCTTTTTGGGATGCCGCTCTATCCGGTACTGTTTTGAAAATCCTTCTATCTTTAAGATACAGCTGAGAGCCATCTTGCGGGCTTCTGCTTTGGGTAATGTAAAAATTTTATTTCCCCTGATCTCTTCGCTGCAGGAATTACAGCGGGCAAAGCAAATGGTTTGGGAAACCATGGAAGAATTGGACAAGGAAAGCGTCTCTTTCAACAAAGACATTGATATGGGCGTAATGCTTGAAGTTCCTTCTGCAGTGATAATTGCGGATCTCCTGGCAAAAGAATGCGATTTTTTCAGTATTGGCACGAATGATCTTATCCAGTATTCTCTGGCGGTTGATAGAAATAACGAACGGGTAGCTTATTTATACTGTCCGGTACATCCGGCCATATTAAGGCTTTTAAAGACAGCAATTAAAGCCGCAGCAGACAACAATATCCCTATTGGAATATGCGGTCAAATGGGAAGTGAGATTGAATATATCGCACCGCTTATTGGTATGGGACTTACTGAGTTTAGTGTGGCTCCCGCAACGATTATACCAGAAATTAAAAAAATTGTGCGATCAATTACCTTCCAAAAAGCAAAAGAGATCGCAGAAACAACCTGTCAGTTTGAAGACCCGGAGAAAACGATTAAATACCTGAGAAGTATTGCTATTAATATCCTGCCAGAGGTATTTGACGGGCAAAATTATCCTTGA
- a CDS encoding Rne/Rng family ribonuclease produces MDKKMLINAVEPEECRIAILENNVLEELYIERSSREQIAGNIYKGRVVNIEPSIEAAFVDIGLKKNGFLHASDVFIPSENGSQSPDTDAHGKPHREFRKIRDILHPGKEVLVQVTKESIGTKGPSLTTYISLPGRFLVLTPDVPRHGVSRKIASDEERLRLKKILAGLNPPANIGFIIRTAGEQQTKKEIHKDFHYLLKLWKNIEKRTKDVKAPATIYQESDLVIRVIRDIFSTNIQEIIVDTEAVYERTRDFLRMIMPKSEKLLTRYSEDKPLFHKYNIEQEIEEINCKKIRLPRGGSIVIEQTEALVAIDVNSGKFKEECDPEETAFKTNLKAAKEIARQIRLRDLGGMIVIDFIDMRTESHIRAIEKVIVDALKRDKARTKMLKMSKFGTIELTRQRIRSSLRDVLFEECKFCRGTGYAKTVESLCLNAMRDLKFAMYSPQISKIEIFANPAVANYLQNQKRKQMIEIEESYNKKIHIFSTSNHEYGKVDIRYLNQKDEPVVI; encoded by the coding sequence ATGGACAAGAAGATGCTTATTAACGCCGTTGAACCTGAAGAATGCCGAATTGCGATTTTAGAAAATAATGTATTGGAGGAACTTTACATTGAAAGGAGCTCCCGAGAACAGATTGCAGGAAATATTTATAAAGGACGAGTTGTTAATATTGAGCCAAGTATTGAAGCGGCGTTTGTAGATATCGGACTCAAAAAAAACGGATTTCTCCACGCATCAGATGTTTTCATTCCTTCAGAGAACGGGAGTCAATCGCCTGACACTGATGCCCACGGCAAACCCCATCGGGAATTCCGTAAAATACGGGATATTCTGCATCCCGGCAAAGAAGTGCTGGTGCAGGTAACGAAAGAAAGTATTGGCACCAAAGGTCCCAGTCTGACAACGTATATCAGTCTGCCGGGCAGATTTCTGGTTCTTACGCCTGATGTTCCGCGCCACGGAGTCTCCCGGAAAATTGCAAGTGATGAAGAACGGCTAAGATTGAAAAAAATCCTTGCAGGATTAAATCCCCCTGCAAATATTGGTTTTATTATACGAACAGCAGGTGAGCAGCAGACAAAAAAAGAGATTCACAAGGACTTTCATTATCTTTTAAAACTCTGGAAGAACATAGAGAAACGGACAAAAGACGTCAAAGCCCCTGCAACCATTTATCAGGAAAGCGATCTGGTTATCCGCGTTATACGGGATATTTTTTCAACAAATATACAAGAAATCATCGTAGATACCGAAGCCGTCTATGAAAGAACCCGCGATTTTCTTCGTATGATTATGCCGAAATCCGAAAAACTGTTAACCCGTTATAGCGAGGATAAACCGTTATTCCATAAATATAATATTGAGCAGGAGATTGAGGAGATAAACTGCAAAAAAATCCGTTTGCCGCGTGGCGGCTCGATTGTCATTGAACAGACCGAAGCGCTGGTGGCTATTGATGTGAATAGTGGTAAATTTAAAGAAGAGTGTGATCCGGAAGAAACGGCCTTTAAGACGAACCTCAAAGCCGCGAAGGAAATTGCGCGGCAGATCAGACTGCGAGACCTGGGCGGTATGATCGTGATCGACTTTATTGACATGAGGACGGAATCGCATATTCGCGCTATTGAGAAGGTTATTGTGGACGCTTTGAAAAGAGACAAAGCAAGAACCAAGATGCTCAAGATGTCGAAATTTGGCACTATTGAACTTACCCGCCAACGGATCCGTTCAAGCCTTCGGGACGTTCTTTTTGAAGAATGTAAGTTTTGCCGGGGTACAGGATATGCCAAGACCGTTGAGAGTCTTTGTTTAAATGCCATGAGAGACCTGAAGTTTGCCATGTATTCACCACAAATTTCAAAGATTGAAATTTTCGCGAATCCCGCGGTTGCAAATTACCTGCAAAATCAAAAGAGAAAGCAGATGATTGAGATTGAAGAGTCCTATAATAAAAAGATACACATTTTTAGCACATCAAATCATGAATACGGCAAAGTTGATATTCGTTATTTAAACCAGAAAGACGAACCGGTTGTGATCTAA
- a CDS encoding TIGR03936 family radical SAM-associated protein, protein MKLFERAIRRANIPIAMSKGFNPHPKLSIPLALGVGIPGKDEVLELVLIESMPPENIIERLSLQLPKEIHIHSGEVVSDAEKSSVRDVLYEVVFKDPGFLNTVKVDEFLQQPSLVVNREKNGRQKPFDIRPSVQEIMVQPDRLVLSIKVENEGMAKPEEVICALLGNGKKAIFEITRTKINLTSSA, encoded by the coding sequence ATGAAGCTTTTTGAGAGGGCAATTAGAAGGGCAAACATTCCTATCGCGATGTCCAAAGGTTTCAATCCACACCCGAAATTATCCATTCCGCTTGCTTTGGGTGTTGGAATACCCGGTAAAGATGAAGTTTTGGAACTAGTGCTGATCGAGTCAATGCCGCCTGAAAATATAATCGAACGTTTAAGTCTTCAATTGCCAAAAGAGATTCATATTCATTCTGGAGAAGTCGTATCAGACGCAGAGAAGAGCTCGGTTCGTGATGTGCTCTATGAAGTAGTTTTTAAAGATCCTGGGTTTTTAAATACGGTAAAGGTTGACGAGTTTTTGCAACAACCGTCGCTTGTTGTAAACCGTGAGAAAAACGGGCGCCAGAAGCCCTTTGATATTCGACCCTCTGTTCAGGAGATTATGGTACAACCTGACCGTTTAGTTCTCTCAATAAAGGTAGAAAACGAAGGCATGGCAAAGCCAGAAGAAGTGATTTGTGCCTTACTGGGGAACGGGAAAAAAGCGATCTTTGAAATTACCAGAACAAAAATTAATTTGACTTCTTCTGCATAA
- a CDS encoding PTS sugar transporter subunit IIA, with amino-acid sequence MKLTDFIVEEAIITEIKATEKEAVIREMVCSLRDSQKIHSKDVENIIKSLIKREELGSTGIGKGVAVPHTKHDCIKKIMGTIARSTNGVDFNALDGEPVYLFFLLLSPNDSAGAHLAALERISTVIRDNDFRRFLREANGKNGMVEILREVDGIQV; translated from the coding sequence ATGAAGTTGACTGATTTTATTGTAGAAGAAGCGATTATCACAGAAATCAAAGCCACGGAAAAAGAGGCCGTGATTCGGGAAATGGTGTGTTCCCTGAGAGATTCACAGAAAATTCATAGCAAGGATGTTGAAAATATTATTAAATCCCTTATAAAACGGGAGGAACTGGGTAGCACGGGCATTGGGAAAGGGGTGGCAGTTCCTCATACAAAACATGATTGTATAAAAAAGATTATGGGGACGATCGCACGGTCAACGAATGGCGTAGATTTCAATGCTTTGGACGGAGAACCGGTCTATCTTTTCTTTCTCCTGCTTTCCCCAAATGATTCTGCAGGAGCTCACCTTGCTGCGCTAGAAAGGATTTCCACCGTAATACGCGATAACGATTTCCGCCGATTCCTGCGGGAAGCAAATGGTAAAAACGGCATGGTTGAAATATTGCGTGAGGTTGACGGTATCCAGGTTTAA